A single Streptomyces sp. 2114.4 DNA region contains:
- a CDS encoding pseudouridine synthase, with amino-acid sequence MRRRSPVPPAPLPQRDGIDPVRVRLPADPEGVWGTVREHLVDRFQGAIGARRVDAMLGAGRFVGTGGALSGAEPYEPGRYVWFHRDFAPEVPVPFEVRVVHRDERIVIADKPHFLATTPRGRHITETALARLRRELELPALQPAHRLDRLTAGLALFVVRPGDRGAYQGLFGGRRVRKEYEAVAPYDAAVALPVTVRSRIVKERGVMAAREEAGAVNAESRIELVERRGGLGRYRLLPATGRTHQLRVHMNGLGLPILHDPVYPVVADPDPDDFSAPLQLLAKVLEFTDPVDGRTRRFESRRRLAAWDPAPVA; translated from the coding sequence GTGAGACGCAGATCCCCGGTTCCTCCCGCCCCGCTCCCCCAGCGTGACGGTATCGATCCCGTACGGGTGCGGCTGCCCGCCGATCCGGAGGGGGTGTGGGGGACGGTCCGGGAGCATCTGGTCGACCGGTTCCAGGGGGCGATCGGGGCGCGGCGGGTGGACGCGATGCTGGGCGCGGGGCGGTTCGTCGGGACCGGCGGTGCGCTGAGCGGGGCGGAGCCGTACGAGCCCGGGCGGTACGTCTGGTTCCACCGGGACTTCGCGCCGGAGGTGCCGGTGCCGTTCGAGGTGCGGGTCGTCCACCGCGACGAGCGGATCGTGATCGCCGACAAACCGCACTTCCTCGCCACGACGCCGCGCGGGCGGCACATCACCGAGACCGCGCTGGCCCGGCTGCGGCGCGAGCTGGAGCTGCCCGCGCTGCAGCCCGCGCACCGGCTCGACCGGCTCACGGCGGGGCTGGCGCTGTTCGTCGTACGGCCCGGGGACCGGGGCGCGTACCAGGGCCTGTTCGGCGGGCGGCGGGTGCGCAAGGAGTACGAGGCGGTGGCGCCGTACGACGCGGCGGTGGCGCTGCCGGTGACCGTGCGCAGCCGGATCGTGAAGGAGCGCGGGGTGATGGCCGCGCGCGAGGAGGCCGGCGCGGTCAACGCGGAGAGCCGGATCGAGCTGGTGGAGCGGCGGGGCGGGCTGGGCCGGTACCGGCTGCTGCCCGCGACCGGCCGCACCCATCAGCTGCGGGTCCATATGAACGGCCTCGGGCTGCCGATCCTCCACGATCCGGTCTATCCGGTGGTCGCGGACCCGGACCCGGACGACTTCAGCGCGCCGCTCCAACTGCTCGCGAAGGTACTGGAGTTCACCGATCCGGTGGACGGCAGGACGCGGCGGTTCGAGAGCCGGCGGCGGCTGGCGGCGTGGGACCCGGCCCCGGTGGCATGA
- a CDS encoding HAD family hydrolase: MLIFDADDTLWENNVVFERVIDEFLEWMTHPGLDRAGVRAVLDGIEAANAVTLGYGSKVFLHSLGECVARLRGRAATAEEAARISGWAGAFDGDRVELIPGVAETLAELARRHDLLLLTKGDTEEQQRKITASGLTRHFRGVHIVAEKNTATYEELTRSYDLEPGSAWMIGNSPKSDILPARSAGLNAVFIPHDHTWVLEHGELDPADEKVLRLSAFGDLLRHF; encoded by the coding sequence ATGCTGATTTTCGATGCGGATGACACGTTGTGGGAGAACAACGTGGTCTTCGAGCGGGTCATCGACGAGTTCCTGGAGTGGATGACGCACCCCGGACTCGACCGGGCCGGGGTGCGGGCCGTGCTCGACGGGATCGAGGCGGCGAACGCGGTGACCCTGGGATACGGCAGCAAGGTGTTCCTGCACAGCCTCGGCGAGTGCGTGGCGCGGCTGCGGGGCCGGGCCGCGACGGCCGAGGAGGCGGCGCGGATCTCCGGGTGGGCCGGGGCCTTCGACGGGGACCGCGTGGAGCTGATTCCCGGCGTCGCCGAGACCCTGGCCGAACTCGCCCGGCGGCACGATCTGCTGCTGCTGACGAAGGGGGACACCGAGGAGCAGCAGCGGAAGATCACGGCCTCCGGGCTGACCCGGCACTTCCGCGGCGTCCACATCGTGGCGGAGAAGAACACCGCCACCTATGAGGAGCTGACCCGCTCCTACGACCTGGAGCCGGGCTCGGCGTGGATGATCGGGAACTCCCCCAAGTCGGACATCCTGCCGGCCCGTTCCGCGGGCCTGAACGCGGTGTTCATCCCGCACGACCACACCTGGGTCCTGGAGCACGGGGAGCTCGACCCCGCCGACGAGAAGGTGCTGCGGCTGTCGGCGTTCGGTGACCTGCTGCGGCACTTCTGA
- a CDS encoding NUDIX hydrolase: protein MTVAGPGVSCVFVCHDGAGRVLLARRSAGARDEPGTWDCGAGALEFGESFETAVAREVREEYGVRPLGIEQIGVRNVLRGDPVDSHWVAVVFAVRVAPAGVTIGEPHKFDALAWCAPHELPVPLHSQCGAALELFGAVPGARRAGRGRD from the coding sequence ATGACGGTGGCGGGGCCCGGGGTGTCCTGTGTCTTCGTGTGCCATGACGGCGCCGGGCGGGTGTTGCTGGCCCGGCGGAGCGCGGGGGCCAGGGATGAGCCGGGGACGTGGGACTGCGGCGCCGGGGCGCTGGAGTTCGGTGAGTCCTTCGAGACGGCCGTGGCACGGGAGGTGCGCGAGGAGTACGGCGTGCGGCCGCTCGGCATCGAGCAGATCGGGGTGCGCAATGTGCTGCGCGGCGATCCGGTCGACTCGCACTGGGTCGCGGTGGTCTTCGCCGTACGGGTGGCGCCGGCCGGGGTGACGATCGGCGAGCCGCACAAGTTCGATGCGCTCGCCTGGTGCGCTCCCCATGAGCTGCCGGTGCCGCTGCATTCGCAGTGCGGTGCGGCTCTGGAGCTGTTCGGCGCGGTGCCCGGTGCCCGGCGGGCCGGCCGGGGGCGGGACTGA
- a CDS encoding ABC-F family ATP-binding cassette domain-containing protein, with protein MPPTSASSAAIVCTGLGFSWPDGSPVLESLPLAVGPGRTGLIGSNGAGKSTLLKLIAGELSPTSGSVKVAGEVGYLPQHAPLDTHLKVDEALGIAAARAALHAIEGGDPSEEHFTAIGDDWDVEERARATLDQLGLPGLDLDRTIGEVSGGEGVLLRLAALLLRRPDVLLLDEPTNNLDGPARQRLYDAVTGWSGVLVVVSHDRELLELVDRIADLRDGEIHWYGGNFSAYEHALAVEQEAAERTVRAAEADVQRQKRELADAQVKLARRVRYGNKMNANKREPKIVMNERKREAQVSAGKHRILHTERLKEARERLDEAAEAVRDDAEIRIDLPHTAVPPGRTVLTLHALRTRYGAQAELEVRGPERIALTGRNGSGKTTLLRTLAGEIPPQEGVAQTHVPFRFLPQRLDVLDPALTVAENVARFAPDATNNRIRARLARFLFKGARADQQAGTLSGGERFRASLAALMLAEPAPQLLMLDEPTNNLDLASVRRLVTALESYEGALLVVSHDPAFLRDIGITRRLALEDGELTDIAPL; from the coding sequence ATGCCACCCACCTCCGCGTCCTCCGCGGCCATCGTCTGCACCGGCCTCGGCTTCAGCTGGCCCGACGGCAGTCCCGTCCTGGAAAGCCTCCCGCTGGCCGTCGGCCCCGGCCGTACGGGCCTCATCGGCTCCAACGGGGCCGGAAAGTCCACCCTGTTGAAGCTGATCGCGGGCGAACTCTCCCCGACCTCGGGCAGCGTCAAGGTGGCCGGCGAGGTCGGCTACCTCCCGCAGCACGCCCCGCTCGACACGCACCTGAAGGTCGACGAAGCGCTCGGCATCGCCGCCGCGCGCGCCGCCCTGCACGCCATCGAGGGCGGCGACCCGAGCGAGGAACACTTCACCGCCATCGGCGACGACTGGGACGTCGAGGAACGCGCCCGCGCCACCCTCGACCAGCTCGGGCTGCCCGGCCTCGACCTCGACCGCACCATCGGCGAGGTGTCCGGCGGTGAGGGGGTCCTGCTGCGGCTGGCGGCCCTGCTGCTGCGCCGGCCGGACGTCCTGCTGCTCGACGAGCCCACCAACAACCTCGACGGACCGGCCCGGCAGCGGCTGTACGACGCGGTCACCGGCTGGTCCGGCGTGCTCGTCGTGGTCAGCCACGACCGTGAACTCCTCGAACTCGTCGACCGGATCGCCGACCTCCGCGACGGGGAGATCCACTGGTACGGCGGCAACTTCAGCGCCTACGAACACGCCCTGGCCGTCGAACAGGAAGCGGCCGAGCGCACCGTGCGGGCCGCCGAGGCCGACGTCCAGCGCCAGAAACGCGAACTGGCGGACGCCCAGGTCAAGTTGGCCCGCCGGGTGCGCTACGGCAACAAGATGAACGCCAACAAGCGCGAACCGAAGATCGTCATGAACGAGCGCAAGAGGGAGGCCCAGGTATCCGCGGGCAAGCACCGCATCCTGCACACCGAACGCCTCAAGGAGGCCAGAGAGCGCCTGGACGAGGCGGCCGAGGCGGTCCGGGACGACGCCGAGATCCGCATCGACCTGCCGCACACCGCCGTGCCGCCGGGCCGCACGGTGCTCACCCTGCACGCCCTGCGCACCCGTTACGGCGCCCAGGCCGAGCTGGAGGTCCGCGGCCCCGAACGCATCGCGCTGACCGGCCGCAACGGCTCCGGCAAGACCACCCTGCTGCGGACCCTCGCCGGGGAGATCCCCCCGCAGGAGGGCGTCGCACAGACCCATGTCCCCTTCCGCTTCCTGCCGCAGCGGCTGGACGTCCTCGACCCCGCGCTGACCGTGGCCGAGAACGTCGCCCGGTTCGCCCCGGACGCCACCAACAACCGCATCCGGGCCCGGCTCGCCCGCTTCCTGTTCAAGGGCGCACGGGCCGACCAGCAGGCCGGCACGCTCTCCGGCGGCGAACGCTTCCGCGCCTCGCTCGCCGCGCTGATGCTGGCCGAACCGGCCCCGCAGCTGCTGATGCTCGACGAGCCGACCAACAACCTCGACCTAGCATCGGTCCGCCGGCTGGTCACGGCCCTGGAGTCCTACGAGGGCGCGCTCCTCGTCGTCAGCCACGACCCGGCGTTCCTGAGGGACATCGGCATCACGCGCCGGCTCGCCCTGGAGGACGGTGAACTGACCGACATCGCACCGCTGTAG
- a CDS encoding cytochrome P450: MPLTDPQPYPHPGPHPGPAPESAIPGPAGLPVLGSMLDLRRDSLTTFVNARRTHGDVVRLVAGPPGLRSVFHAVFAPEGVQQILGSQAANFRKDHPLYEEVRQAFGNGLLTSQDSDYLRQRRLVQPLFTKRRVDSYAAAITTEAGTSAERWHTAGGQTVDLVPEMNRLALRTVARILFGLDAAAAEDAFHRCAPVINAYVVRRAYVPVKVPREWPTPANLRARAATDELNALCDRIIADRRAARGAAPEAADEADGRDAGDAGDDLLSLLAAAGNDEDGSLDATEVREQVLIFLLAGHETTATSLAFTLHLLARHPEEQHRVREEIDRVLGERTPTAADLDRLPYLTQALKESMRLYPAAPVISRRAVAATEIGGYRIPAGADVVVAPWVTHRSPELWEDPERFDPRRFAPEREAERHRYAWFPFGGGPRACIGAHFSMLESVLALAVLLRTYELEAVDQEVPVAAGITLQATGPARVRLRPRDGAGE, encoded by the coding sequence ATGCCCCTCACAGACCCCCAGCCCTACCCTCACCCCGGCCCTCACCCCGGTCCCGCACCGGAGAGCGCGATACCCGGCCCGGCCGGTCTCCCGGTGCTCGGCTCGATGCTCGACCTGCGGCGCGACTCCCTCACCACCTTCGTCAACGCGCGGCGTACGCACGGCGATGTGGTGCGGCTGGTGGCCGGCCCGCCCGGTCTGCGCAGCGTGTTCCATGCGGTCTTCGCGCCCGAGGGCGTACAGCAGATCCTCGGCTCCCAGGCCGCCAACTTCCGCAAGGACCACCCGCTCTACGAGGAGGTCCGGCAGGCCTTCGGCAACGGCCTGCTCACCAGCCAGGACTCCGACTACCTCAGACAGCGGCGGCTGGTGCAGCCGCTGTTCACCAAACGCCGGGTCGACAGCTACGCCGCGGCGATCACGACCGAGGCCGGCACCTCAGCCGAACGCTGGCACACCGCCGGGGGCCAGACCGTGGACCTGGTCCCCGAGATGAACCGGCTGGCGCTGCGCACCGTCGCCCGGATCCTGTTCGGCCTGGACGCGGCGGCGGCCGAGGACGCCTTCCACCGGTGCGCCCCGGTCATCAACGCCTATGTCGTCCGGCGTGCCTACGTACCCGTGAAGGTCCCGCGGGAGTGGCCCACCCCCGCGAACCTGCGGGCCCGGGCCGCCACCGACGAGCTGAACGCCCTCTGCGACCGCATCATCGCGGACCGGCGGGCGGCGCGCGGGGCGGCCCCGGAGGCGGCGGACGAGGCGGACGGGAGGGATGCCGGGGACGCCGGGGACGACCTGCTGTCCCTGCTGGCCGCCGCCGGCAACGACGAGGACGGTTCCCTCGACGCGACCGAGGTCCGTGAACAGGTCCTGATCTTCCTGCTGGCGGGGCACGAAACCACCGCGACCTCCCTCGCGTTCACCCTCCACCTCCTCGCCCGGCACCCCGAGGAGCAGCACAGAGTGCGCGAGGAGATCGACCGGGTGCTGGGCGAGCGCACCCCCACGGCCGCCGACCTGGACCGTCTGCCGTATCTGACCCAGGCGCTGAAGGAGTCCATGCGCCTGTATCCGGCGGCGCCCGTCATCAGCCGCCGGGCCGTGGCCGCCACGGAGATCGGCGGATACCGCATCCCGGCCGGTGCCGATGTGGTCGTCGCGCCCTGGGTCACCCACCGCAGCCCGGAGCTGTGGGAGGACCCGGAGCGCTTCGATCCGCGGCGCTTCGCACCAGAACGGGAGGCGGAGCGGCACCGCTACGCCTGGTTCCCGTTCGGCGGCGGGCCGCGCGCCTGCATCGGGGCGCACTTCTCGATGCTGGAGTCCGTGCTGGCGCTGGCCGTGCTGCTGCGGACGTACGAACTCGAAGCCGTGGACCAGGAGGTGCCGGTCGCCGCCGGGATCACCCTCCAAGCCACCGGCCCGGCCCGGGTGCGCCTGCGCCCGCGCGACGGAGCCGGGGAGTAG
- a CDS encoding response regulator transcription factor, giving the protein MHRATPPSAPPPVPLHGPPRRVLVVEDDPTVAEVVTGYLSRAGYTTRHAADGFAALDRAAEFRPHLVVLDLMLPGLDGLEVCRRLRRSDDGPAVPVVMLTARGEEADRILGLELGADDYVTKPFSPRELVLRIGSVLRRAESAPPAAAPSAVLCAGDLRADPGGRRADRGGRALSLTAREFDLLVFLMRHPGQVFSREELLARVWGWEFGDLSTVTVHVRRLREKIEADPAAPRLVTTVWGAGYRFDPMEDEPPPEPGPLLEGDPLS; this is encoded by the coding sequence GTGCACCGCGCAACGCCGCCCTCCGCACCCCCGCCCGTCCCGCTGCACGGGCCGCCGCGCCGTGTCCTGGTCGTCGAGGACGATCCGACCGTCGCGGAGGTCGTCACCGGCTATCTCTCCCGCGCCGGCTACACCACCCGGCACGCCGCCGACGGTTTCGCCGCCCTCGACCGGGCCGCGGAGTTCCGCCCGCATCTCGTGGTGCTCGACCTGATGCTGCCCGGCCTCGACGGGCTGGAGGTGTGCCGCCGGCTGCGCCGCTCCGACGACGGCCCGGCGGTCCCGGTGGTGATGCTGACGGCCCGCGGCGAGGAGGCGGACCGCATCCTGGGGCTGGAGCTGGGTGCGGACGACTATGTGACCAAGCCCTTCAGCCCGCGCGAGCTGGTGCTGCGGATCGGCTCGGTGCTGCGCCGCGCGGAGTCCGCGCCGCCGGCCGCGGCGCCCTCGGCCGTCCTGTGCGCCGGGGACCTGCGTGCCGACCCCGGCGGCCGGCGCGCCGACCGCGGCGGACGGGCACTCTCCCTCACCGCCCGCGAGTTCGATCTCCTCGTCTTCCTGATGCGCCACCCCGGGCAGGTCTTCTCCCGGGAGGAGCTGCTGGCCCGGGTCTGGGGCTGGGAGTTCGGCGATCTGTCCACGGTGACCGTGCACGTGCGGCGGCTGCGCGAGAAGATCGAGGCGGATCCGGCCGCGCCACGGCTGGTGACGACGGTCTGGGGCGCGGGCTACCGCTTCGACCCCATGGAGGACGAGCCCCCGCCGGAGCCCGGACCGCTGCTGGAAGGCGATCCGCTCTCATGA
- a CDS encoding sensor histidine kinase KdpD, with the protein MTDFLVIVALAALGAALAGLLAAPAVRVLRRRSVALSLFAVAVLAVAAMAAGTVAVAQAMFLSGHDLGVVMAVVAVSGVVSLAAALLFGRRIAAGSRELARSARTVGSEGGFVAPAEPPTAELAALSRALEETSGRLAAARERERALDASRRDLIAGISHDLRTPLAGLRAMAEALEDGVAEDTARYHARMRVEVDRLAAMVDDLFELSRIQAGALALTLSRVSVYDLVDDALAGAGPLARAGGVRLVDGGVAPLPVRVDAQQITRVLGNLLVNAIRATPADGTVALSARHEKGRVILAVEDGCGGIPPEDLARVFDTGWRGGAARTPRADGQGGAGLGLAIVRGIVEAHEGRATVQNTGAGCRFEVELPSADVPVEA; encoded by the coding sequence ATGACGGACTTTCTGGTCATCGTGGCGCTGGCGGCGCTGGGGGCGGCGCTGGCGGGCCTGCTCGCCGCGCCCGCGGTACGGGTGCTGCGGCGGCGCTCGGTCGCGCTGTCGCTGTTCGCGGTGGCGGTGCTGGCGGTGGCCGCGATGGCGGCGGGCACGGTGGCGGTCGCCCAGGCGATGTTCCTGTCCGGGCACGACCTGGGCGTGGTGATGGCCGTGGTGGCCGTCTCCGGGGTGGTGTCGCTGGCGGCCGCGCTGCTCTTCGGACGCCGGATCGCGGCGGGCAGCCGGGAGCTGGCACGCTCGGCCCGTACGGTCGGCAGCGAGGGCGGCTTCGTGGCGCCCGCCGAGCCGCCCACCGCGGAACTGGCCGCGCTGTCCCGGGCGTTGGAGGAGACCAGCGGGCGGCTCGCCGCGGCACGGGAACGGGAGCGGGCGCTGGATGCCTCCCGGCGCGATCTGATCGCCGGGATCTCGCACGACCTGCGCACCCCGCTCGCCGGGCTGCGGGCGATGGCCGAGGCGCTGGAGGACGGGGTCGCCGAGGACACCGCGCGCTACCACGCACGGATGCGGGTCGAGGTCGACCGGCTGGCCGCCATGGTCGACGACCTCTTCGAACTCTCCCGCATCCAGGCCGGGGCGCTGGCACTGACGCTGTCGCGGGTGTCGGTGTACGACCTGGTGGACGATGCCCTCGCCGGGGCCGGGCCGCTGGCGCGGGCCGGCGGGGTGCGGCTGGTGGACGGCGGGGTGGCGCCGCTGCCGGTACGGGTGGACGCCCAGCAGATCACCCGCGTCCTGGGCAATCTGCTGGTCAACGCGATCCGTGCGACGCCGGCGGACGGCACCGTGGCACTCAGCGCACGACACGAGAAGGGCCGGGTGATCCTCGCGGTCGAGGACGGCTGCGGGGGCATCCCGCCGGAGGATCTGGCGCGGGTCTTCGACACCGGCTGGCGCGGCGGCGCGGCCCGCACCCCGCGCGCGGACGGCCAGGGCGGCGCCGGGCTGGGTCTCGCGATCGTCCGCGGGATCGTGGAGGCCCACGAGGGCCGGGCGACGGTACAAAATACCGGGGCGGGCTGCCGCTTCGAGGTCGAACTGCCGTCGGCGGACGTGCCGGTGGAGGCGTAG
- a CDS encoding MFS transporter, producing the protein MSGLLRRHRDFRLLWCGETAGKFGAAVTTVAMPLVAVSTLHASTFAVGLLSACGWLPWLLIGLPVGVWVDRTRRRPLMLGAAGLSLVLFAAVPLLARYGGLSLGLLIAVALLAGAAAVVFQTAYSAYLPGLLAPADQAEGNAKLHGSASAAQIAGQGAGGFLAQLADAVNALSAQAAGFLISLLCLLRIRHREPRPDPRDRAARTLFADIAEGLRLVTGDVWLRTLTLFGAASNLALMGYQSIAAVFLVREVGLPPGAVGGLTALASTGGIVGAFLARRAADRFGTARAMLLCELGLSGTALLIPLAGHGAGALLYVAGSFGVCAGVVGGNTLKAGFQQRYCPPALLGRLIAGSSFLNYGTLPLGALLGGALGSALGLRPAMWIMTAGVPLAALILLLSPVGAVRDLPVRRTGDEGREERGPDPAGRDGAAARR; encoded by the coding sequence ATGAGCGGACTGCTGCGCCGCCATCGTGACTTCCGGCTGTTGTGGTGCGGTGAGACGGCGGGGAAGTTCGGGGCGGCGGTCACCACCGTGGCGATGCCGCTGGTGGCGGTGTCCACCCTGCACGCCTCCACCTTCGCGGTCGGGCTGCTCAGCGCCTGCGGCTGGCTGCCCTGGCTGCTCATCGGCCTCCCGGTGGGCGTCTGGGTGGACCGGACGCGCCGCCGGCCCCTGATGCTGGGCGCCGCCGGCCTGTCACTGGTGCTGTTCGCCGCCGTACCGCTCCTCGCCCGCTACGGCGGGCTCAGCCTCGGCTTACTGATCGCCGTGGCCCTGCTGGCCGGTGCCGCGGCGGTGGTCTTCCAGACCGCCTACAGCGCCTACCTCCCCGGCCTGCTCGCACCGGCCGACCAGGCCGAGGGCAACGCCAAGCTGCACGGCAGCGCCTCGGCGGCGCAGATCGCGGGACAGGGGGCGGGCGGCTTCCTCGCCCAACTGGCCGACGCCGTCAACGCGTTGTCCGCCCAGGCCGCCGGCTTCCTCATATCCCTGCTGTGCCTGCTCCGCATCCGGCACCGCGAACCACGCCCGGACCCCCGCGACCGCGCCGCACGGACCCTGTTCGCGGACATCGCCGAGGGGCTGCGGCTGGTCACCGGCGATGTATGGCTCCGCACCCTGACGCTCTTCGGCGCCGCCTCCAACCTCGCGCTCATGGGGTACCAGTCGATCGCGGCGGTCTTCCTGGTCCGCGAGGTCGGTCTGCCGCCCGGCGCGGTCGGCGGGCTGACGGCGCTGGCCAGTACGGGCGGGATCGTGGGCGCCTTCCTGGCGCGCCGGGCCGCCGACCGGTTCGGTACGGCCCGCGCCATGCTGCTGTGCGAACTGGGCCTGTCCGGCACCGCGTTGCTCATCCCCCTCGCCGGCCATGGCGCCGGGGCGCTGCTCTACGTCGCGGGCAGCTTCGGCGTCTGCGCGGGTGTGGTGGGCGGAAACACCCTCAAGGCGGGCTTCCAGCAGCGCTACTGCCCGCCGGCCCTGCTCGGCCGGCTGATCGCCGGCAGCTCCTTCCTCAACTACGGCACGCTGCCCCTGGGCGCGCTGCTCGGCGGCGCGCTCGGCTCCGCCCTCGGCCTCCGCCCGGCCATGTGGATCATGACCGCCGGGGTGCCGCTGGCCGCCCTGATCCTGCTCCTCTCGCCGGTCGGGGCCGTCCGCGACCTGCCGGTGCGCCGGACGGGGGACGAGGGGCGGGAGGAGCGCGGCCCGGATCCGGCGGGCCGGGACGGAGCGGCGGCACGGCGCTGA
- a CDS encoding helix-turn-helix domain-containing protein, whose product MDARSLRGVAHPLRMRILELLRLDGPDTATGLGRRLGENTGTVSWHLRHLAEHGFIEEETGRGTKRERWWRAVRVAHRLDTTEFRDDPDTRGALELYVHEIVQQHFNRVVSYLIEDWAPEWRDAGTLSQWHDLRLTPGQLAALNAELEQVVIRHRAAAHSGSDEEAPEEQRPVVVQLQAFPRKERHER is encoded by the coding sequence ATGGACGCCCGCAGCCTGCGCGGGGTCGCCCACCCCTTGCGGATGCGCATCCTGGAGCTGCTGCGGCTCGACGGGCCGGACACCGCCACCGGGCTCGGGCGCCGTCTCGGCGAGAACACCGGTACGGTCAGCTGGCATCTGCGGCACCTCGCCGAACACGGCTTCATCGAGGAGGAGACCGGCCGCGGCACCAAGCGCGAGCGCTGGTGGCGGGCGGTCCGGGTAGCCCACCGGCTGGACACCACCGAATTCCGCGACGATCCGGACACCCGAGGCGCGCTGGAGCTCTATGTGCACGAAATCGTCCAGCAGCACTTCAACCGGGTCGTCAGCTACCTCATCGAGGACTGGGCCCCGGAGTGGCGGGACGCCGGCACCCTCTCCCAGTGGCACGATCTGCGCCTGACGCCCGGACAACTCGCCGCACTGAACGCGGAGTTGGAGCAGGTCGTGATACGGCACCGGGCGGCGGCGCACAGCGGATCCGACGAGGAAGCCCCCGAGGAGCAGCGGCCCGTCGTCGTCCAGCTGCAGGCCTTCCCGCGCAAGGAGCGGCACGAGCGATGA
- a CDS encoding cytochrome b/b6 domain-containing protein, translating into MPRPPESRSATATARPRVPRFTPAERRVHRATATLMAVCVLAAGCLYLPFLAELVGRRHLMVTVHEWSGVLLPVPLLLGLGSRALRADLTRLNRYGPHDRQWLRAALRRRGGRPAGKFNAGQKLYAAWIAGAVLVMLGTGLLMWFTGLAPLVWRTGATFVHDWLALAVIIVIAGHVGKAYGDPESRRGLRTGSVDAQWARREHPLWEQREEDGGDGAEAGESANRDSEDRS; encoded by the coding sequence ATGCCCCGACCACCTGAGAGCCGGTCCGCCACCGCCACGGCGCGCCCCCGCGTCCCGCGCTTCACCCCCGCCGAACGCCGGGTGCACCGCGCCACCGCCACCCTGATGGCCGTCTGCGTCCTCGCCGCGGGCTGCCTCTACCTCCCCTTCCTCGCCGAACTCGTCGGCCGCCGCCACCTGATGGTCACCGTCCACGAGTGGTCCGGCGTCCTGCTGCCCGTCCCCCTGCTGCTGGGCCTCGGCTCCCGCGCCCTGCGCGCCGACCTCACCCGCCTCAACCGTTACGGCCCGCACGACCGCCAGTGGCTGCGCGCCGCACTGCGCCGCCGAGGGGGCCGCCCGGCCGGCAAGTTCAACGCCGGGCAGAAGCTCTACGCCGCCTGGATCGCCGGTGCGGTCCTGGTGATGCTCGGCACCGGGCTGCTGATGTGGTTCACAGGTCTCGCGCCCCTGGTCTGGCGCACCGGCGCCACCTTCGTCCACGACTGGCTCGCGCTCGCCGTGATCATCGTGATCGCCGGCCATGTCGGGAAGGCGTACGGCGACCCCGAGTCACGCCGCGGCCTGCGCACCGGCTCCGTCGACGCGCAATGGGCACGGCGCGAGCATCCGTTGTGGGAGCAGCGGGAGGAGGACGGGGGTGACGGCGCGGAAGCGGGGGAGAGCGCGAACAGGGACTCCGAGGACAGGTCCTAG
- a CDS encoding molybdopterin-dependent oxidoreductase, whose amino-acid sequence MLAAGAAGVAAAPYLQSAYDSTLGAAAQQDPTGLTGLLPGGGGFRYYSVTGSVPAKDAHTYRLTLDGLVRHRTTLSLAGLRRLPQTRLVRDVQCVTGWRVPATPFEGVRLSALLDVAGVRPEAKAVRFTCFDGTYSESLTLEQARRDDVLVALRMQDKPLAHAHGGPVRLYVGPMYFYKSAKWLSGITVTDHVQPGYWENLGYDIDAWVGRSNGRDDAPTT is encoded by the coding sequence ATGCTCGCCGCCGGTGCCGCCGGCGTCGCCGCCGCCCCCTACCTGCAGAGCGCCTACGACAGCACCCTCGGGGCCGCCGCACAGCAGGACCCCACCGGCCTGACCGGCCTGCTCCCGGGCGGCGGCGGCTTCCGCTACTACTCCGTGACCGGCTCCGTACCGGCCAAGGACGCCCACACCTACCGCCTGACCCTCGACGGCCTGGTCCGCCACCGGACCACCCTGAGCCTCGCCGGTCTGCGCCGGCTGCCGCAGACCCGGCTCGTCCGCGACGTCCAGTGCGTCACCGGCTGGCGGGTGCCCGCCACCCCCTTCGAGGGCGTCCGCCTCTCCGCCCTCCTCGACGTCGCGGGCGTCCGCCCCGAGGCCAAGGCCGTCCGCTTCACCTGCTTCGACGGCACCTACAGCGAATCCCTCACCCTCGAACAGGCCCGCCGCGACGACGTCCTGGTCGCCCTGCGGATGCAGGACAAGCCGCTCGCCCACGCCCACGGCGGCCCGGTGCGCCTCTATGTCGGGCCCATGTACTTCTACAAGTCGGCGAAGTGGCTCTCCGGGATCACCGTCACCGACCACGTCCAGCCCGGCTACTGGGAGAACCTCGGATATGACATCGACGCCTGGGTCGGCCGGTCGAACGGACGCGACGATGCCCCGACCACCTGA